In Campylobacter sp. MIT 12-8780, the genomic stretch TGTAGAGCTTAAAAGTCTTGAGTATGAAGACATTCGCTTAGCTTTTGCAAATGCGTATAAAGCCTTAAAAATGCTTAATATTAAAAGCATAAAAAGCCCTTGTGTAGTTGGAAAATGCACTTTTAGAAGCTTTGCGAGTATAGTTGAGGGCATTGAGTTTGCAAGCTATGATTTTGATAAATACAAAAGTGAAAAAAAGCCTACTAAACTTGAAACCCTCATCATCTCAAAAGATGAACTTAATGGCAAAACTTATGAAGCAAAAGATGCAAAAGAGGGCTTAGAAGCTGGCAGAATTTTAAGCAAGGCAAGTCATTTTACCAAAGATATAGTCAATGAAATCCCAGAGCTTTACACTCCGCTAAAAATGGCTGAAGACGCTCAAAAACTAGCAAAAGAACATAAAAATATCACTTGCAAGGTGTATGATGAAAACTTCCTTGCCAAAGAAAAAATGAATGCCTTTTTAGCGGTAAATAAAGCCTCTATCCACCCACCTCGCCTCATTCATCTAAGCTATAAAGCTAAAAATGCTAAGCAAAAGGTAGTATTTGTAGGCAAAGGACTTACTTATGATAGCGGAGGTTTGAGCTTAAAGCCGGCTGATTATATGCTGACTATGAAAGCAGATAAAAGCGGAGCAGCTGCAGCTATGGGTATCATCAAAGCTGCAGCTGAACTTGAACTGCCTTTTGAAATTCATGCGATTTTAGGAGCAACTGAAAATATGATAGGAGGCAATGCCTTTAAGCCAGATGATGTACTCATCTCAAGAGAAGGTGTGAGTATAGAGGTAAGAAATACAGACGCTGAGGGGCGTTTGGTTTTGGCTGATTGTCTTTCTTATGCTCAGGATTTAAAGCCAAATTTACTCATCGATATGGCAACCTTAACAGGAGCTTGCGTAGTAGGACTTGGAGAATATACAAGTGGCATTATGGGCAATAACGAGGACTTGCAAAATGACTTTTATCAAGCGAGCAAAAAAAGCGGAGAATATGCTTGCGTTTTGCATTTTAATCCTCATCTAAGAGAACTTATCAAATCAAATATAGCTGATGTAAGTAACACAGGCACAAGCAGATACGGCGGAGCCTTAACAGCTGGGCTATTCCTTGATAAATTTGTCCGCAAAGAGTATAAAGATAAATGGCTTCATCTTGATATAGCAGGACCTGCTTATGTGGAAAAAACTTGGGGCTATCAAAACTTTGGAGCAACAGCAGCTGGGGTAAGAATGTGTATAGCGTATCTTTTAGAACTTGCAAGAAAAGATGAAAAAGAGAAAAAGGGCTTAAAAAAATGAACCTTTCAGTAGGTATAGTAGGCTTACCAAATGTTGGTAAATCCACGACTTTTAATGCCTTAACCAGATCCCAAAATGCTCAAAGTGCAAATTATCCTTTTTGCACCATAGAGCCAAATAAAGCCCTTGTTAATGTGCCAGATACTAGGCTAAAAGAGCTTGCTAAGATAGTAAATCCTCAAAAAATCTTGCATTCTGTGATAGAATTTGTAGATATTGCAGGACTTGTAAAAGGAGCGAGCAAGGGCGAGGGCTTGGGTAATAAATTCCTCTCAAATATAAGAGAAACCGAGGTGATCTTGCACCTTGTGCGTTGCTTTGATGATGGAAATATCACTCATGTTGAAGGCGAGGTTGATCCTATAAGAGATATAGAAATCATTCAAACCGAGCTTATCTTAGCTGATATTGAACAACTTAGCAAAAAAATAGAAAGGCTAAACAAAGAAGCAAGGGCAAATGCTAAGGGTGCAAAAGAAAGCCTAGAGCTTGCTAATGCTTTGTTAGAGCACCTCAATAAAGGCTTAAGTGCAAGCAGTTTTGAAGACAAAGAAAATGAAGTTTTTAAAAGCCTTAACAAAGAACTTCGCTTGCTTTCAGCCAAAGAAGTGATTTATGGGGCAAATGTTGATGAGGCGAGTTTAAGCAAGGAAAATGCTTATGTAAAGGCTGTGAAAGAATACGCCAAAACGCATCATCATGAAGTGATCATGTTGTGTGCAAAGATAGAAGAAGAGCTTGTTGGACTAAGTGAAGAAGAAGCAAACGAGCTTTTAGCATCTTTAGGCGCAAAAGAAAGTGGCTTAAATAGTATCATTAAAATCGCTTTTCATAAACTAGGGCTTATTAATTATTTTACCGCTGGTGAGATAGAAGTAAGAAGCTGGACTATTTATAAAGGCGATAAAGCCCCAAGAGCAGCAAGCGTTATACACAATGACTTTGAAAAAGGTTTTATCAAGGCTGAAGTGATAAGTTATGAGGACTTTATCGCTTGTGGGGGAGAAGCCAAAGCAAAAGAAGCTGGCAAACTTCGCCTTGAAGGCAAGGACTATGTGGTTCAAGATGGCGATGTTATGCATTTTCGCTTTAATGTATAGCTAGAATTTGTTTCTCTGGCTTGTAAATTTATAAATTTGGCGAGCCAGATTTTACATACTTTAAAAGCTTATCTTTTTGTAAATTTGAAAAATATTTTCAAGAAAAGCAAATTTG encodes the following:
- a CDS encoding leucyl aminopeptidase; its protein translation is MKFELSEKKLEAIKADFELVFVQEKNLKPFKESKALFDLQEYKGEGLCLDINNKKLFVELKSLEYEDIRLAFANAYKALKMLNIKSIKSPCVVGKCTFRSFASIVEGIEFASYDFDKYKSEKKPTKLETLIISKDELNGKTYEAKDAKEGLEAGRILSKASHFTKDIVNEIPELYTPLKMAEDAQKLAKEHKNITCKVYDENFLAKEKMNAFLAVNKASIHPPRLIHLSYKAKNAKQKVVFVGKGLTYDSGGLSLKPADYMLTMKADKSGAAAAMGIIKAAAELELPFEIHAILGATENMIGGNAFKPDDVLISREGVSIEVRNTDAEGRLVLADCLSYAQDLKPNLLIDMATLTGACVVGLGEYTSGIMGNNEDLQNDFYQASKKSGEYACVLHFNPHLRELIKSNIADVSNTGTSRYGGALTAGLFLDKFVRKEYKDKWLHLDIAGPAYVEKTWGYQNFGATAAGVRMCIAYLLELARKDEKEKKGLKK
- the ychF gene encoding redox-regulated ATPase YchF; the protein is MNLSVGIVGLPNVGKSTTFNALTRSQNAQSANYPFCTIEPNKALVNVPDTRLKELAKIVNPQKILHSVIEFVDIAGLVKGASKGEGLGNKFLSNIRETEVILHLVRCFDDGNITHVEGEVDPIRDIEIIQTELILADIEQLSKKIERLNKEARANAKGAKESLELANALLEHLNKGLSASSFEDKENEVFKSLNKELRLLSAKEVIYGANVDEASLSKENAYVKAVKEYAKTHHHEVIMLCAKIEEELVGLSEEEANELLASLGAKESGLNSIIKIAFHKLGLINYFTAGEIEVRSWTIYKGDKAPRAASVIHNDFEKGFIKAEVISYEDFIACGGEAKAKEAGKLRLEGKDYVVQDGDVMHFRFNV